From a region of the Apibacter sp. B3706 genome:
- a CDS encoding sugar transferase, translating into MKKNKIIADYLLALICFIIFLVPMIIIFIAVTFDTGMIGIFTQNRIGKNGKHFNLFKFRTMKGVYTSTVTTDKMQITQLGKFLRKYKLDELPQILNILMGDMSWVGPRPDVPGYADKLEGEDKIILSVKPGITGPAQLKYRNEEEILSKVENPQLYNDTIIWKDKININKDYVKNWSLKEDFNYMFKTIFVK; encoded by the coding sequence ATGAAGAAAAATAAAATTATAGCAGATTATTTATTAGCATTAATATGCTTTATTATTTTTCTTGTCCCCATGATAATTATATTTATTGCGGTTACATTTGACACAGGTATGATTGGAATCTTTACTCAAAATAGAATAGGTAAAAATGGTAAACATTTCAATTTGTTCAAATTTAGAACGATGAAAGGGGTATATACATCAACGGTCACTACAGATAAAATGCAAATCACCCAATTAGGTAAATTTTTAAGAAAATATAAATTGGATGAATTACCCCAAATTTTAAATATTCTTATGGGTGATATGTCTTGGGTGGGTCCCAGGCCCGATGTTCCGGGTTATGCGGACAAATTAGAAGGGGAAGATAAAATTATTCTTTCCGTAAAGCCTGGGATTACAGGTCCGGCTCAACTAAAATACAGAAATGAAGAGGAAATTTTATCTAAAGTTGAAAATCCACAATTATACAATGATACGATCATTTGGAAGGATAAAATTAATATAAATAAAGATTATGTGAAAAATTGGTCTTTAAAGGAAGATTTTAACTATATGTTTAAAACTATATTTGTAAAATAA
- the gldD gene encoding gliding motility lipoprotein GldD, giving the protein MNKSLKKLYILYFIILFSFLLLSCKKEEYLPKPIGQVRLEYPAPNYILFKKEKCPFEFQYSNLTKVEDKHKNCWYNFSYPFMKATLYLTYSEVNGNLNSLLKEAQRLVYEHTIKANSIKTKSFSYPEKKVFGNLYRLGGESASNIQFYVTDSIKHFLSGNLYFKVQPRPDSLQPAVEYIEKDIIKMIETTTWE; this is encoded by the coding sequence ATGAATAAATCATTAAAAAAATTATATATTTTATATTTTATTATTCTATTTTCTTTTTTATTACTTAGTTGTAAGAAAGAAGAATATTTACCTAAGCCAATCGGCCAGGTAAGATTAGAATACCCTGCACCCAATTACATACTTTTTAAAAAAGAAAAATGTCCTTTTGAATTTCAGTATTCGAACCTCACTAAAGTAGAGGATAAACACAAAAATTGTTGGTACAATTTTAGTTATCCATTCATGAAAGCAACTCTATATTTAACTTATTCTGAGGTAAACGGAAATTTAAATTCGCTATTAAAAGAAGCTCAGAGACTTGTATATGAACATACCATAAAAGCCAATTCTATAAAAACCAAATCATTTTCTTATCCGGAAAAAAAGGTATTTGGGAATCTTTATCGATTGGGAGGCGAATCTGCTTCAAATATTCAATTTTATGTAACAGACAGTATTAAACATTTCCTTTCAGGAAATTTATATTTTAAAGTTCAGCCTCGGCCTGATTCTTTACAACCTGCTGTTGAATATATTGAAAAAGATATTATTAAAATGATTGAAACAACTACCTGGGAATAA
- a CDS encoding ammonium transporter, translating to MRKYILILILIFVGLVSLFSNTLFSAESSKAVAEGINFNSADVAWMLVASVLVFLMTPGVGFFYGGMVNSKNIISTIFQSFIAMVTITVLWFIFEFGLAFGPDIGGIIGNPLPHMFMQGIGTTSAWVGAPTIPILLFALFQLKFAIITPALISGGVAERIKFWGYLLFIVMFSIFIYSPLAHATWHPEGILAKAGILDFAGGTVVHMSSGWAALAGAIFLKKRRDTTLASAQIPYVILGASLLWIGWFGFNAGSSFAANELGVLAFANTTAASALSALTWGFLEKINGKKLSSVGVCVGAVVGLVAITPGAGFVSLGHSLFIGLIASVISFYMVKFFHTNGVDDTLDVFPCHGVGGMVGMLLTGVFADKSINEDIPSNGLFFGETTLFVNHFIAMIAVSIFVFFGTLLLLFIVNKIIPLRVDPDKEELGLDISQHGEKVF from the coding sequence ATGCGTAAATATATTTTAATTCTAATTTTAATATTTGTAGGTTTAGTAAGCCTTTTTTCAAATACATTATTTTCAGCAGAGTCTTCAAAAGCAGTTGCAGAAGGCATAAATTTTAATTCTGCTGATGTAGCTTGGATGTTAGTAGCTTCAGTGCTTGTTTTTTTAATGACTCCCGGAGTAGGTTTTTTTTATGGAGGAATGGTTAACAGTAAAAATATAATAAGCACTATATTTCAGAGCTTTATAGCTATGGTGACAATAACCGTTTTATGGTTTATCTTTGAGTTTGGATTGGCATTCGGACCGGATATAGGGGGTATCATAGGAAATCCATTACCTCATATGTTTATGCAAGGAATTGGAACAACTTCTGCCTGGGTAGGAGCGCCTACGATCCCCATACTTTTATTTGCCCTCTTTCAATTAAAATTTGCCATTATAACTCCGGCATTAATTTCGGGAGGTGTTGCAGAGCGTATAAAATTCTGGGGTTATTTATTATTTATAGTTATGTTTTCAATTTTTATTTACTCCCCCCTGGCACATGCTACATGGCATCCGGAAGGAATATTGGCAAAGGCAGGAATATTGGATTTTGCCGGAGGCACGGTGGTTCATATGAGTTCCGGTTGGGCGGCCTTAGCAGGAGCCATTTTTTTGAAAAAAAGAAGAGATACAACTCTAGCATCTGCACAAATACCTTATGTAATTTTAGGGGCCAGTTTGCTTTGGATTGGTTGGTTTGGATTTAATGCGGGATCATCGTTTGCAGCTAATGAGTTAGGTGTACTAGCTTTTGCAAATACAACGGCAGCCTCTGCTTTAAGTGCTCTAACCTGGGGATTTTTAGAAAAAATAAATGGAAAAAAATTATCTTCAGTAGGAGTTTGTGTAGGAGCTGTAGTGGGTTTAGTAGCTATAACCCCGGGTGCAGGATTTGTTTCTTTAGGACATTCATTGTTTATCGGATTAATTGCCAGCGTGATTAGTTTTTACATGGTTAAATTTTTCCATACTAACGGTGTAGATGATACCTTAGACGTTTTTCCTTGTCATGGAGTGGGAGGTATGGTAGGAATGCTCTTAACCGGAGTTTTCGCGGATAAGTCTATAAATGAAGATATTCCTTCAAACGGATTGTTTTTTGGAGAGACCACATTGTTTGTTAATCACTTTATAGCAATGATTGCCGTTTCCATATTTGTTTTTTTTGGAACGTTGTTATTATTATTTATTGTAAATAAAATTATTCCATTAAGAGTTGACCCTGATAAAGAAGAATTAGGTTTAGATATATCACAACACGGTGAAAAAGTTTTTTAA
- a CDS encoding hemolysin family protein, translating into MLEIGILLLLTLLNAFFAISEIALVSVKRQKIENKVKKGNKKAQIVLNLLEKPEDFLSSIQVGITLIGIVSGAYGGATLVKYVTPFFEHFSLTATHANELSYMVIIALITYVSIVLGELIPKTFGMRNPEKIALTVAPIIKVFSMALYPFVKILSFSTHIFNKIFKISNVEGEKISEDELIYMLKTASLQGVLEKEESELHQNVFAFSEQKAKSLMTYRKRVEWINLKDSFEEIEKQIKDSNFTKFPVCDGNLDEANAYLAIKEFYENINTPNFDIKSILKTPIFIHENMHSVDILQEFRKNKQHMGFVVDEYGTFQGIITLQDLIEGIVGDMPESDEEETEIVQREDGSYLVNGNIGIRDLNSFFDDTIIELDDDEYVTLAGFIIYHMEYIPEVAEKFNYNGFSFEIVDKDANRIDKVLMEKLNSTEENEESSAEDEITD; encoded by the coding sequence ATGTTAGAAATAGGAATTCTTTTATTATTAACTCTTTTAAATGCCTTTTTCGCTATATCTGAGATTGCCTTAGTATCTGTAAAGAGGCAAAAAATTGAAAACAAAGTTAAAAAAGGAAATAAAAAGGCTCAAATAGTACTCAATCTTTTAGAAAAACCGGAAGATTTTTTATCTTCTATTCAAGTGGGTATAACTTTGATCGGTATTGTATCGGGTGCTTATGGAGGCGCTACCTTAGTAAAATACGTTACTCCATTTTTTGAGCATTTCTCATTGACAGCAACCCATGCTAATGAACTGTCTTATATGGTAATTATAGCATTGATTACTTATGTGTCCATAGTTTTGGGAGAGTTAATTCCTAAGACTTTCGGCATGAGAAATCCTGAAAAAATAGCTTTGACTGTTGCTCCAATTATCAAAGTTTTTTCAATGGCTTTGTATCCGTTTGTTAAAATCCTTTCATTTTCAACCCATATATTTAACAAGATATTTAAAATTTCAAATGTGGAAGGTGAAAAAATTTCTGAGGACGAACTAATTTATATGCTTAAGACAGCAAGTTTACAAGGGGTTTTAGAAAAAGAGGAAAGTGAATTGCATCAGAATGTTTTTGCTTTTTCAGAACAAAAAGCAAAAAGTTTAATGACATACCGCAAAAGAGTTGAATGGATTAATCTAAAAGATAGTTTCGAAGAAATTGAAAAGCAAATTAAAGACAGCAATTTTACCAAATTTCCAGTTTGTGACGGTAATTTAGATGAAGCTAATGCCTATTTGGCAATAAAAGAATTTTATGAAAATATAAATACACCAAATTTTGATATCAAATCCATTTTAAAAACTCCGATCTTCATTCATGAAAATATGCATTCTGTTGATATTTTACAGGAATTCCGTAAAAATAAACAGCATATGGGTTTTGTTGTAGATGAATATGGTACTTTTCAAGGTATTATCACTTTGCAAGACCTTATTGAAGGTATTGTAGGTGACATGCCTGAGAGCGATGAAGAGGAGACAGAAATTGTGCAACGTGAAGATGGTTCATATTTAGTTAACGGTAATATAGGAATTAGAGATTTAAATTCTTTTTTTGATGATACCATTATAGAATTAGACGATGATGAATATGTTACATTAGCCGGATTTATTATTTATCACATGGAGTATATTCCTGAAGTTGCCGAAAAATTCAATTATAACGGATTTTCATTTGAAATTGTAGATAAAGATGCAAATAGAATAGATAAAGTATTAATGGAAAAACTTAATTCTACGGAGGAAAACGAGGAGAGTTCCGCTGAAGATGAAATTACTGATTAA
- a CDS encoding M1 family metallopeptidase, with protein MKSLKFQYVIFLFFPLIFVAQERALFIFKDSIESNKNKYIDHWDVKHYDLIIEPDFKAKFLKGSNKIKFQNKGSEIIQIDLQNPMNIDSILTVKNNRVPYIKKGNYYYLDLSSDAEKENVDQELIIYFSGKPKVAENAPWDGGWIFSKDRNGKDWMTVACEGIGASVWFPCKGYLGDEPDEGMTLTIVTNNHLKGIGNGKLKDNWNESQKNYFKWQVINPINSYNIIPYIGDYVNFKNEYKGEKGNLELSYWVMPENLNKAKFQFSQVKKMLEAFEYWFGPYPFYEDGYKIVEAPYLGMEHQSAIAYGNNYKNGYLGQDRSGTGIGLEWDFIIVHESGHEWFGNNISNADIADMWIHEAFTTYSETLFVEYFYGKEKANRYIIGQRKNIKNDIPIIGTYSKNKKGSTDMYDKGANMIHTIRQIIGNDELFRNILRGLNQNFYHQTVTSSQIENYISEKSGINFSKIFDQYLRTVDIPVLNYYIKDNTLFYKWSNVVKGFSMEINTSIGEIKPTENWKSVKPKNLTNKFYVDENFYVKVYKSNE; from the coding sequence ATGAAATCTCTTAAATTTCAATACGTTATATTTTTATTCTTCCCTCTAATTTTTGTTGCTCAAGAAAGAGCCTTATTTATATTTAAAGATTCGATAGAAAGTAATAAAAATAAGTATATAGATCATTGGGATGTAAAACATTATGACCTAATCATTGAACCGGACTTTAAAGCAAAATTTCTAAAAGGTTCAAACAAAATTAAATTCCAAAATAAAGGATCTGAAATAATTCAAATAGACCTTCAAAATCCAATGAATATTGATAGTATTTTGACTGTAAAAAATAACCGTGTACCCTATATAAAAAAAGGAAATTATTACTATTTAGACTTAAGTAGCGATGCAGAAAAAGAAAATGTCGATCAGGAACTTATTATTTATTTTAGCGGAAAGCCTAAAGTTGCAGAAAATGCTCCCTGGGATGGAGGTTGGATATTTTCTAAAGATAGAAATGGTAAAGATTGGATGACCGTTGCTTGTGAAGGCATTGGAGCTAGTGTGTGGTTTCCATGCAAGGGCTATTTGGGAGATGAGCCGGATGAAGGAATGACCTTAACTATTGTTACCAATAACCATTTAAAAGGTATAGGCAATGGGAAACTTAAAGATAACTGGAATGAATCACAAAAAAATTATTTTAAATGGCAGGTGATTAATCCCATAAATTCATACAATATAATTCCCTATATAGGAGATTACGTAAATTTTAAAAATGAATATAAGGGAGAAAAAGGAAATTTAGAATTAAGTTATTGGGTTATGCCTGAAAATTTAAATAAAGCAAAATTCCAGTTTTCACAAGTAAAAAAGATGCTTGAAGCATTTGAATATTGGTTCGGTCCGTATCCTTTTTATGAGGATGGTTATAAGATTGTTGAAGCGCCTTATTTGGGCATGGAACATCAAAGTGCAATTGCTTATGGCAATAATTATAAAAATGGCTATTTAGGTCAAGACAGAAGCGGCACGGGTATAGGATTAGAATGGGATTTTATTATAGTTCACGAATCCGGACACGAATGGTTTGGCAACAATATTTCTAATGCGGATATTGCAGACATGTGGATACATGAAGCATTCACTACCTATTCGGAAACGTTATTTGTTGAATATTTTTATGGAAAGGAAAAAGCAAATAGGTATATAATAGGACAAAGAAAGAATATTAAAAATGATATTCCCATTATAGGAACGTATTCTAAAAATAAAAAAGGAAGTACAGATATGTATGATAAAGGAGCCAATATGATACATACCATAAGACAAATTATCGGAAATGATGAACTATTCAGAAATATACTCAGAGGTTTAAACCAAAATTTTTATCATCAAACTGTTACTTCGAGCCAAATAGAAAATTACATATCAGAAAAATCAGGAATTAATTTTTCTAAAATTTTTGACCAATATTTAAGAACTGTAGATATACCCGTATTAAATTATTATATAAAAGATAATACCTTATTTTATAAATGGTCAAACGTTGTTAAAGGCTTTTCAATGGAAATAAACACGTCTATAGGTGAAATTAAACCTACAGAAAATTGGAAATCCGTCAAACCTAAGAATTTAACCAATAAATTTTATGTTGATGAAAATTTTTATGTTAAAGTCTATAAATCAAATGAATAA
- a CDS encoding HAD family hydrolase, translating to MTKLAIFDLDGTLLNTLNDLADSCNYILEKNHLPVHALDSYKNFVGNGMTQLIERALPSELKSDLEVIEKIKDEFIKYYTKHSDIKTAPYDGVIEMLKSLSSMNIKLAVASNKFMEGAQALVKKYFSEIKFSSVFGQRTNVPMKPNPQIVYDIMNELGITNKEEIIYVGDTGTDMQTAVNAGITSIGVLWGFRYEEELKKYGAEYIVKRPEEILRLVKNN from the coding sequence ATGACTAAGTTGGCTATTTTTGATTTAGACGGAACTTTACTTAACACGCTAAATGATTTAGCTGATTCATGTAATTATATTTTAGAAAAAAATCATTTACCGGTACATGCTTTAGATTCATACAAAAATTTTGTTGGTAATGGAATGACTCAATTGATTGAAAGAGCTTTGCCATCCGAATTAAAAAGTGATCTCGAGGTAATTGAAAAAATTAAAGATGAATTCATTAAATACTATACTAAGCATTCAGATATAAAGACAGCACCCTATGACGGAGTAATTGAAATGTTAAAATCACTGAGTTCCATGAATATAAAACTGGCAGTAGCATCCAATAAATTTATGGAAGGTGCTCAAGCATTAGTAAAAAAATATTTTAGTGAAATAAAATTTTCATCTGTTTTTGGACAAAGAACTAACGTTCCCATGAAGCCGAATCCACAGATTGTTTACGATATTATGAATGAATTAGGTATAACAAATAAAGAAGAAATAATTTATGTTGGAGATACCGGAACAGATATGCAAACAGCTGTAAATGCAGGCATAACAAGTATAGGGGTTCTATGGGGATTTAGATATGAAGAAGAACTTAAAAAATATGGAGCCGAATACATAGTAAAAAGACCTGAAGAAATTTTAAGGTTGGTAAAAAATAATTAA
- a CDS encoding acyltransferase family protein, with protein sequence MKNSRVPILDGLRVLAIGMVVLGHYYNFSKNEIVKFLAYQGYLGVQIFFIISGFVISISLENSKNYLQFLKKRYIRLAPGMFICSTCTFLFFSYIYKGEGYYSSKNIINYYIANTFIDPNFVDIFVGYTKYYYIDNAYWSLWVEVNFYFLIGFLYFLSPKKMIRNYILTCIIGIPIFLLFSSEMGHEILKNFISPEKIKYYKFVSRGFIFFHECLWFLVGLFLYKLYNNKKEYKNLSIMIILIVILTIWGKDIKLLFIYLSILLLFLIFVYFPKYLSFLNNKWVCRLGVASYSLYLIHYHIGVAAINSIYNFLGKEILLIPLLIASLACIFSLLSYKYLETPISRVLKKVLLNKKT encoded by the coding sequence ATGAAAAATTCAAGAGTGCCTATATTAGATGGACTTAGAGTGTTAGCTATAGGAATGGTTGTTTTAGGACATTATTATAATTTTTCAAAAAATGAAATAGTTAAATTTTTAGCTTATCAAGGATATTTAGGGGTTCAAATCTTTTTCATTATATCCGGTTTTGTTATTTCTATCTCATTGGAAAATTCTAAAAATTATCTACAATTCTTAAAAAAAAGATATATTCGGTTAGCTCCGGGGATGTTTATTTGTTCAACATGTACTTTCTTATTTTTTAGTTATATATACAAAGGCGAAGGATATTACAGTTCTAAAAATATAATTAATTATTACATAGCTAATACATTTATAGATCCAAATTTCGTAGATATATTCGTCGGTTATACCAAATATTACTATATAGATAATGCATATTGGAGCTTATGGGTTGAGGTGAATTTTTATTTTTTAATAGGATTTTTATATTTTCTGTCGCCTAAAAAAATGATAAGAAATTATATATTGACTTGTATAATAGGCATACCGATTTTTCTTTTATTTTCAAGTGAAATGGGACATGAAATTTTGAAAAATTTTATATCCCCGGAAAAAATTAAATACTATAAATTTGTCAGTAGAGGATTTATTTTTTTTCATGAATGTTTATGGTTTCTTGTGGGGCTTTTTTTATATAAATTATACAACAATAAAAAAGAATATAAGAACTTAAGCATAATGATTATATTGATAGTTATTTTAACAATTTGGGGGAAAGATATAAAGCTATTGTTTATTTACCTTTCCATTTTGTTATTGTTTTTAATTTTCGTTTATTTTCCAAAATATCTTTCTTTTTTAAATAATAAATGGGTTTGTAGATTGGGCGTTGCCTCATATTCTTTATATTTAATTCACTATCATATTGGAGTTGCTGCCATAAATAGTATCTATAATTTTTTAGGAAAGGAAATACTTCTCATACCTTTACTTATTGCTTCATTAGCTTGCATTTTTTCATTACTAAGCTATAAGTATTTAGAAACCCCTATATCCAGAGTTTTAAAAAAAGTATTATTAAATAAAAAGACTTGA
- a CDS encoding cysteine dioxygenase yields METIFKNKSQELLSCIENLKLSNSDYEQVASELFKYNFNDYDAAFSINKVNVPEGSYVRLPIYANKCCAILMLWGVNNKTAIHDHLNYDGLIKVLKGNLTEVSYLEDKNFIVYEGEGVAPEGAIFPEDLGGIHSVVNNSSEISVSLHIYHTPQTSLKGVRIFDYENRKIAILNDKATSCSWNLPEDNYEKITQL; encoded by the coding sequence ATGGAAACGATATTTAAAAATAAAAGTCAAGAATTACTTAGCTGTATAGAAAATCTAAAATTAAGTAACTCTGATTATGAGCAAGTTGCATCAGAATTATTTAAATATAATTTTAATGATTACGATGCAGCTTTTTCTATTAATAAAGTAAATGTTCCGGAAGGCAGTTATGTTCGATTACCTATTTATGCTAATAAATGCTGTGCGATTTTAATGCTTTGGGGGGTAAATAATAAAACGGCCATTCATGACCATTTAAACTACGACGGATTAATAAAAGTTTTAAAAGGAAATCTTACAGAAGTTAGTTACTTGGAAGATAAAAATTTCATAGTATACGAAGGGGAAGGCGTAGCTCCTGAAGGTGCTATTTTTCCTGAAGATTTAGGGGGTATTCATTCGGTAGTTAATAATTCTTCGGAAATATCTGTTAGTTTACATATCTATCATACTCCTCAAACTTCTTTAAAAGGTGTTAGAATTTTTGATTATGAAAATAGAAAAATAGCCATCTTAAATGATAAGGCTACATCTTGTTCATGGAATTTACCTGAAGATAATTACGAGAAAATCACTCAATTATAA
- the lysS gene encoding lysine--tRNA ligase, whose protein sequence is MQLSEQELIRREKLQKLKDAGIDPYPAAEYKVTHTAQEIKDQFKEGEKVVIAGRLMSNRIQGKAGFSELQDTSGRIQLYFNRDVICPDDDKFKYNDFYKKLLDLGDFIGVEGELFVTKMGEKTVMVNDFKLLSKVLRPLPLPKVDEEGKVHDAFNDPELRYRMRYVDLVVNPHIKDIFIKRTRLFNAMRSFFNDKGYFEVETPILQSIPGGAAARPFITHHNALNIPLYLRIANELYLKRLIVAGFEGVYEFSKNFRNEGMDRTHNPEFTAMEIYVAYKDYNWMMKFTEQLLEHCAIAVNGTTRATFGEHEIDFKAPYARISMTDAIKKFTGFDITGKSEEELRNAAKEMGVEVDETMGKGKIIDEIFGEKCEGNFIQPTFITDYPKEMSPLTKQHRDNPELTERFELMVCGKEIANSYSELNDPIDQRERFEEQLKLSEKGDDEAMFIDQDFLRALEFGMPPTAGLGIGMDRLIMFLTNNPSIQEVLFFPQMKPEQKVSSIEHSEEEKIIIKLLQNNNSSMELNELKSLAGLSGKKWDKAMKSLSKHSLITVTVTNENKTVELIS, encoded by the coding sequence ATGCAACTTTCAGAACAAGAACTAATTCGAAGAGAAAAATTACAAAAACTTAAGGATGCGGGTATCGATCCATATCCCGCTGCAGAATATAAAGTTACGCATACTGCCCAAGAAATAAAAGATCAATTTAAAGAAGGAGAGAAGGTTGTGATTGCCGGAAGACTTATGTCTAATCGTATTCAGGGAAAAGCGGGTTTTTCTGAGCTGCAAGATACCAGCGGGCGTATTCAGCTGTATTTTAACAGAGATGTAATTTGTCCCGACGATGATAAATTTAAATATAACGATTTTTATAAAAAATTGCTCGATTTAGGTGATTTTATAGGAGTTGAAGGAGAATTATTTGTTACTAAAATGGGCGAAAAAACCGTAATGGTTAACGATTTTAAACTTCTTTCAAAGGTATTGCGACCGCTTCCTCTACCTAAAGTTGATGAAGAAGGAAAAGTCCATGATGCATTTAATGATCCTGAATTAAGATATAGAATGAGATATGTTGACTTAGTAGTCAATCCCCATATTAAAGATATTTTTATTAAACGGACTCGTCTGTTTAATGCTATGAGATCCTTTTTTAATGATAAAGGATATTTTGAGGTTGAAACCCCTATACTTCAATCCATTCCCGGTGGAGCTGCGGCTCGACCGTTTATAACCCATCATAACGCCTTAAATATTCCATTATATTTACGAATTGCAAATGAGTTATATTTAAAACGTCTTATTGTTGCCGGTTTTGAAGGTGTTTACGAATTCTCTAAAAACTTCAGAAATGAAGGAATGGACAGAACGCATAATCCTGAATTTACTGCAATGGAAATTTACGTTGCTTATAAGGATTATAATTGGATGATGAAGTTTACTGAACAATTATTGGAACATTGCGCCATAGCAGTTAATGGAACAACCCGAGCAACATTTGGCGAGCATGAAATTGATTTTAAAGCTCCATATGCCCGAATTTCCATGACTGACGCCATTAAAAAATTTACGGGTTTTGATATAACAGGAAAATCTGAGGAGGAATTGAGAAATGCAGCAAAAGAAATGGGTGTTGAGGTGGATGAAACTATGGGTAAAGGAAAAATCATAGATGAAATATTTGGAGAAAAATGTGAAGGTAATTTTATACAACCAACCTTTATTACTGATTATCCCAAAGAAATGTCTCCATTAACCAAACAACACCGCGATAATCCTGAATTAACCGAACGTTTTGAATTAATGGTTTGCGGAAAAGAAATCGCCAATTCTTATTCAGAATTAAATGATCCCATAGATCAAAGAGAACGTTTTGAAGAACAATTAAAATTGTCTGAAAAAGGAGATGATGAAGCAATGTTTATTGATCAAGATTTTTTACGTGCATTGGAATTCGGTATGCCTCCGACTGCAGGTTTAGGTATAGGAATGGATCGATTAATTATGTTCCTTACTAATAATCCGTCTATACAAGAAGTATTATTTTTCCCGCAAATGAAACCCGAACAAAAAGTTTCTTCCATCGAACATTCTGAGGAAGAAAAAATTATTATCAAATTATTACAAAATAATAATTCTTCTATGGAATTAAATGAATTAAAATCTTTGGCCGGACTAAGTGGAAAAAAATGGGACAAAGCCATGAAATCGCTTTCTAAACATTCATTGATTACTGTTACTGTTACTAATGAAAATAAAACAGTTGAATTAATTTCATAA
- a CDS encoding single-stranded DNA-binding protein, with the protein MSTSINKVILVGNLGTDVKSYRFSDGNIVVNFPVATSESYMNKETGEKVDVTDWHNITARNKLAELCEKFLKKGSKVYIEGKLKTRKFDDNGITKHITEVIADNILFLSNLLGKQPENEDIIQHDF; encoded by the coding sequence ATGAGTACATCTATTAATAAAGTAATTTTAGTTGGGAATTTAGGTACTGACGTAAAATCTTATAGGTTTAGTGATGGAAATATTGTTGTTAACTTTCCGGTTGCCACATCTGAAAGTTATATGAATAAAGAAACCGGAGAAAAAGTAGATGTAACTGATTGGCATAATATAACTGCAAGAAATAAACTGGCAGAACTTTGTGAAAAATTTTTGAAAAAAGGAAGTAAAGTTTACATTGAAGGAAAACTTAAAACCCGTAAATTTGATGATAACGGTATTACTAAACATATTACCGAAGTTATTGCAGATAATATTTTATTTTTATCCAACTTATTGGGTAAACAACCTGAAAATGAAGACATAATTCAGCATGATTTTTAA